The following proteins are encoded in a genomic region of Athene noctua chromosome 9, bAthNoc1.hap1.1, whole genome shotgun sequence:
- the HERPUD1 gene encoding homocysteine-responsive endoplasmic reticulum-resident ubiquitin-like domain member 1 protein isoform X2, translated as MGESLALLVRSPTQRHPDLRLRAGPAWTVRRLKAELRRLLPEAPPEEDQKLIYSGKLLPDHCYLRELLPKHEELHALHLVYNFKMPANVQETNAEVKADQPKLSSEASQERSVSSSDDDERLTCSSGGQSSAEVSNRLETTRHPFQTVTPGFSAYTTYSMLQMSWFQQIYARQYYMQYLASAAASADPAHAQHSQEIPVAPVTPPAPLPDPFPVQNQPGNQNAIAQVNAAANQNLQMNAQGGPLMEEEEEGGNRDWLDWLYSATLFYVFANIIYFYSSLSRFLLVMGGTVLMYLHHVGWLPFRRRPVQPFPGNAPLQAAINQDQNNNLQPLFWQGENAGGADESEASPDEGQVLQELQQANPSFMSTAWVFFKTFFASLLPEGPGVTRN; from the exons ATGGGGGAGTCGCTGGCGCTGCTGGTCCGGAGCCCCACGCAGCGGCACCCCGACCTGCGCCTCCGCGCAGGCCCCGCCTGGACCGTGCGGCGCCTTAAGGCTGAGCTGCGCCGCCTCCTCCCCGAGGCGCCG cCTGAAGAAGACCAAAAGTTGATTTATTCTGGGAAGCTGCTGCCTGATCATTGTTATCTGAGAGAGTTGCTGCCAAAG CACGAGGAGTTGCATGCTCTTCATTTGGTATACAACTTCAAGATGCCTGCAAATGTGCAAGAAACCAATGCAGAG GTTAAAGCTGATCAGCCAAAGTTATCGTCAGAAGCCAGTCAAGAACGATCTGTATCTTCCTCAGATGATGATGAAAGACTGACATGCTCTTCTGGTGGGCAGTCTTCAGCAGAAGTCAGTAACAG GCTGGAAACAACTCGACACCCCTTCCAAACTGTGACTCCTGGCTTCTCTGCTTATACAACCTACAGCATGCTTcagatgtcctggtttcagcagaTTTATGCAAGACAGTATTACATGCAATA CttggcttctgctgctgcatctgcTGACCCAGCCCACGCACAACATTCTCAGGAGATACCAGTGGCACCAGTGACGCCTCCAGCACCTCTCCCAGACCCCTTTCCTGTACAGAATCAGCCGGGAAACCAGAATGCCATTGCCCAGGTTAATGCAGCGGCCAACCAGAACTTGCAGATGAATGCCCAAGGAGGTCCCCtcatggaggaagaggaagaaggtggCAATCGAGATTGGTTGGACTGGCTCTATTCAGCAACACTGTTCTATGTCTTTGCCAACATTATCTATTTCTACTCCAGTCTCAGCAGATTCCTCCTGGTTATGGGTGGCACTGTGCTGATGTATCT GCACCATGTTGGATGGCTTCCATTTAGACGAAGACCAGTTCAGCCCTTCCCAGGCAATGCTCCTCTTCAAGCTGCCATAAATCAGGACCAGAACAATAACTTACAG CCTTTATTTTGGCAGGGAGAAAATGCAGGTGGAGCAGACGAATCTGAGGCATCTCCTGATGAGGGACAAGTTTTACAAGAACTGCAGCAGGCTAACCCTTCATTTATGAGCACAGCATGGGTGTTTTTCAAGACTTTCTTTGCATCCCTCCTGCCAGAAGGGCCTGGAGTGACACGCAACTGA
- the HERPUD1 gene encoding homocysteine-responsive endoplasmic reticulum-resident ubiquitin-like domain member 1 protein isoform X1 has product MGESLALLVRSPTQRHPDLRLRAGPAWTVRRLKAELRRLLPEAPPEEDQKLIYSGKLLPDHCYLRELLPKHEELHALHLVYNFKMPANVQETNAEVKADQPKLSSEASQERSVSSSDDDERLTCSSGGQSSAEVSNRLETTRHPFQTVTPGFSAYTTYSMLQMSWFQQIYARQYYMQYLASAAASADPAHAQHSQEIPVAPVTPPAPLPDPFPVQNQPGNQNAIAQVNAAANQNLQMNAQGGPLMEEEEEGGNRDWLDWLYSATLFYVFANIIYFYSSLSRFLLVMGGTVLMYLHHVGWLPFRRRPVQPFPGNAPLQAAINQDQNNNLQGENAGGADESEASPDEGQVLQELQQANPSFMSTAWVFFKTFFASLLPEGPGVTRN; this is encoded by the exons ATGGGGGAGTCGCTGGCGCTGCTGGTCCGGAGCCCCACGCAGCGGCACCCCGACCTGCGCCTCCGCGCAGGCCCCGCCTGGACCGTGCGGCGCCTTAAGGCTGAGCTGCGCCGCCTCCTCCCCGAGGCGCCG cCTGAAGAAGACCAAAAGTTGATTTATTCTGGGAAGCTGCTGCCTGATCATTGTTATCTGAGAGAGTTGCTGCCAAAG CACGAGGAGTTGCATGCTCTTCATTTGGTATACAACTTCAAGATGCCTGCAAATGTGCAAGAAACCAATGCAGAG GTTAAAGCTGATCAGCCAAAGTTATCGTCAGAAGCCAGTCAAGAACGATCTGTATCTTCCTCAGATGATGATGAAAGACTGACATGCTCTTCTGGTGGGCAGTCTTCAGCAGAAGTCAGTAACAG GCTGGAAACAACTCGACACCCCTTCCAAACTGTGACTCCTGGCTTCTCTGCTTATACAACCTACAGCATGCTTcagatgtcctggtttcagcagaTTTATGCAAGACAGTATTACATGCAATA CttggcttctgctgctgcatctgcTGACCCAGCCCACGCACAACATTCTCAGGAGATACCAGTGGCACCAGTGACGCCTCCAGCACCTCTCCCAGACCCCTTTCCTGTACAGAATCAGCCGGGAAACCAGAATGCCATTGCCCAGGTTAATGCAGCGGCCAACCAGAACTTGCAGATGAATGCCCAAGGAGGTCCCCtcatggaggaagaggaagaaggtggCAATCGAGATTGGTTGGACTGGCTCTATTCAGCAACACTGTTCTATGTCTTTGCCAACATTATCTATTTCTACTCCAGTCTCAGCAGATTCCTCCTGGTTATGGGTGGCACTGTGCTGATGTATCT GCACCATGTTGGATGGCTTCCATTTAGACGAAGACCAGTTCAGCCCTTCCCAGGCAATGCTCCTCTTCAAGCTGCCATAAATCAGGACCAGAACAATAACTTACAG GGAGAAAATGCAGGTGGAGCAGACGAATCTGAGGCATCTCCTGATGAGGGACAAGTTTTACAAGAACTGCAGCAGGCTAACCCTTCATTTATGAGCACAGCATGGGTGTTTTTCAAGACTTTCTTTGCATCCCTCCTGCCAGAAGGGCCTGGAGTGACACGCAACTGA